The following proteins are co-located in the Moraxella nasovis genome:
- a CDS encoding integration host factor subunit alpha, translated as MSSLTKADMVNHLTIRLRIPRQHARFLVDQFFEQISQNLADGKEVKLSGFGNFELKDKKSRPGRNPRTGEEVAVNARRVVTFKAGQKLRGCIDTQMKKRGS; from the coding sequence ATGAGTTCATTGACGAAAGCAGATATGGTTAATCATCTGACGATTCGCTTAAGAATCCCCCGTCAGCACGCACGGTTTTTGGTGGATCAGTTTTTTGAGCAAATCAGCCAAAACTTAGCCGATGGCAAGGAGGTCAAGCTGTCTGGGTTTGGTAATTTTGAGCTAAAAGATAAAAAGTCCAGACCGGGGCGTAATCCACGCACAGGCGAGGAGGTGGCTGTAAATGCCAGACGAGTTGTTACGTTTAAAGCAGGACAAAAATTGCGTGGCTGTATTGATACTCAGATGAAAAAGCGTGGGAGCTAA
- a CDS encoding type B 50S ribosomal protein L31 — protein sequence MRKDIHPEYKEVLFHDTNADVYFLTRSTVSTKTTREYEGQEYPYFPLDISSASHPFYTGEQRKTSNEGRVASFNKRFGAFANRGKK from the coding sequence ATGCGTAAAGACATTCACCCAGAATATAAAGAAGTACTGTTCCACGACACGAATGCCGATGTGTATTTTTTGACTCGTTCAACAGTAAGCACAAAGACAACTCGTGAATACGAAGGTCAAGAATACCCATACTTCCCACTTGATATCTCAAGTGCATCACATCCATTCTACACAGGCGAGCAACGTAAAACGTCTAACGAAGGTCGTGTTGCTAGCTTCAATAAGCGTTTCGGTGCTTTTGCAAATCGTGGCAAAAAATAA
- a CDS encoding DUF4212 domain-containing protein, which produces MSYGTHHNKDVSGYWKANVRIIIGCLIVWAICSLGFAILLRPALMGITFMGTDLGLWFGQQGAILTFVALIFFYAWRMNRLDKEYGVEED; this is translated from the coding sequence ATGTCATATGGTACACATCACAATAAGGACGTCTCTGGCTACTGGAAAGCCAACGTTCGTATTATTATTGGCTGTCTTATCGTGTGGGCTATCTGCTCGCTTGGGTTCGCCATTCTACTTCGCCCTGCATTGATGGGGATTACTTTTATGGGTACAGACCTTGGACTGTGGTTTGGTCAGCAAGGGGCTATCTTAACCTTCGTGGCACTTATTTTCTTTTATGCGTGGCGTATGAATCGCCTTGATAAAGAATATGGCGTAGAGGAGGATTAA
- a CDS encoding sodium:solute symporter family protein encodes MSQFVINLIFVGLSFALYFGIAIWARAGSTKEFYVAGGGVHPVVNGMATGADWMSAASFISMAGMIAMNGYFASAYLMGWTGGFVLLALLLAPYLRKFGKFTVPDFIGDRFYSKGARLIAVVCLILACTTYVIGQMTGAGVAFSRFLEVDKNTGLIIAAIVVLFYAVLGGMKGITYTQVAQYVVLMIAYIVPAIFISMNITGNPIPGLGMFGTTADGTTMLTKLDGLITDLGFTAYTADVPDKLNMFLLALSLMIGTAGLPHVIIRFFTVNKVSDARSSAGWTLVFIALLYTAAPAVGTMSRMNLVETIYPNGTTSAPIDYEVRPEWMKNWEQTGLLKFEDKNGDGKINYYNDKSKDEAFLANATQQGLQGNELDVNNDIMVLANPEIAQLPGWVIGLIAAGGIAAALSTAAGLLLAISSAISHDLIKTILKPTISDKGELTAARISMIVAIAVATWLGMNPPGFAAQTVALAFGIAGSSLFPALMMGIFSKRINNKGAVAGMLAGLIVTCVYIFLFKGWFFIPGTATLPDDATGWIMGINPLGFGPIGAVINFVVAFAVSYMTAPPPKEIQDLVESVRYPKGAGAAVDH; translated from the coding sequence ATGAGTCAATTTGTAATTAACTTAATTTTTGTAGGCTTATCCTTTGCCTTATATTTTGGCATTGCAATTTGGGCAAGAGCAGGCTCAACCAAAGAATTCTATGTTGCTGGCGGTGGTGTTCACCCTGTGGTGAACGGTATGGCAACAGGTGCTGACTGGATGAGTGCGGCATCATTCATTTCTATGGCAGGTATGATTGCCATGAATGGTTATTTCGCTTCTGCGTATTTAATGGGCTGGACGGGTGGTTTTGTCTTATTAGCCTTATTGCTTGCCCCTTATTTGCGTAAATTTGGTAAGTTCACTGTTCCTGATTTTATCGGTGATCGCTTTTATTCTAAGGGTGCCCGCCTGATTGCAGTGGTTTGCTTGATTTTGGCATGTACCACCTACGTTATTGGTCAGATGACAGGTGCTGGCGTGGCATTCTCTCGCTTCTTAGAAGTAGATAAGAACACAGGTCTTATCATCGCAGCGATTGTGGTGCTGTTTTACGCAGTATTGGGCGGTATGAAAGGTATTACTTATACGCAAGTTGCTCAATATGTGGTATTGATGATTGCTTATATCGTGCCTGCCATCTTTATCTCAATGAACATCACAGGTAACCCAATCCCTGGCTTGGGTATGTTTGGTACGACCGCAGACGGTACAACCATGCTTACCAAACTCGATGGTTTAATCACTGATTTGGGTTTTACAGCTTATACGGCTGATGTACCTGATAAGCTTAATATGTTCTTATTGGCATTGTCTTTGATGATTGGTACAGCAGGTCTGCCACACGTTATTATCCGTTTCTTTACGGTTAATAAAGTCTCTGATGCACGTTCATCAGCAGGTTGGACGTTGGTATTTATCGCATTGCTATATACTGCTGCCCCTGCTGTAGGTACGATGTCTCGTATGAACCTAGTGGAAACCATTTATCCAAATGGTACGACTTCTGCACCGATTGATTATGAAGTACGTCCAGAATGGATGAAAAACTGGGAACAAACTGGTCTGTTAAAGTTTGAAGACAAAAACGGCGATGGTAAAATCAACTACTATAACGACAAGTCAAAAGATGAAGCCTTCTTGGCGAATGCCACTCAGCAAGGTCTACAAGGTAATGAGCTAGATGTAAATAACGACATCATGGTGCTTGCCAACCCTGAGATTGCACAATTACCGGGCTGGGTTATTGGTCTGATTGCAGCAGGTGGTATCGCAGCGGCACTATCTACCGCAGCAGGTCTATTGCTTGCTATCTCATCTGCTATTTCGCATGACTTGATTAAGACCATCTTAAAGCCTACTATCTCTGATAAGGGTGAGTTGACTGCAGCTCGTATCTCGATGATTGTGGCGATTGCTGTAGCGACATGGCTTGGTATGAATCCACCAGGATTTGCAGCACAGACAGTAGCACTTGCCTTTGGTATCGCAGGCTCTAGTCTATTCCCTGCACTGATGATGGGTATTTTCTCAAAACGCATTAATAATAAAGGTGCAGTAGCAGGTATGCTAGCAGGTTTGATTGTCACTTGTGTGTATATCTTCTTGTTCAAGGGTTGGTTCTTTATCCCTGGTACGGCGACACTCCCTGATGATGCAACAGGCTGGATTATGGGCATTAACCCACTAGGATTTGGTCCGATTGGTGCTGTGATTAACTTTGTGGTAGCCTTTGCAGTATCTTATATGACTGCACCACCACCCAAAGAGATTCAAGACTTGGTTGAAAGTGTACGCTATCCAAAAGGAGCAGGTGCTGCCGTTGATCATTAA